From a single Arachis hypogaea cultivar Tifrunner chromosome 3, arahy.Tifrunner.gnm2.J5K5, whole genome shotgun sequence genomic region:
- the LOC140183609 gene encoding serine/threonine-protein phosphatase 7 long form homolog produces MLMCDHLHPPDPYNQIVEAQLRETGFYYVSQIGVIKGQSAMINALIERWRPETHTFHFPVGECAVTLEDVAVILGLPTNGLPVTGPTMSSFEALKAECLHQFGIAPSKNDCRGSFIKLTWFRGVRDRIVLNDDVHMQMYVKCHIMLLFGKILFADKSGAGVHWKFLPLLRNFGGIIQFSWGSACLAHLYRSLCRATRVDCKEMDGPLTLLVSWAWIRLPFLAPIPGNPRVFPITNR; encoded by the coding sequence ATGTTGATGTGTGATCATTTACACCCGCCGGATCCATATAATCAAATTGTTGAGGCACAGTTACGCGAGACTGGATTTTATTATGTATCCCAAATTGGAGTTATTAAAGGCCAGTCAGCAATGATTAATGCTCTGATTGAGAGATGGCGGCCCGAGACTCATACTTTTCATTTTCCGGTTGGTGAGTGTGCCGTGACCTTGGAGGATGTGGCGGTAATTCTCGGTCTGCCAACAAATGGTCTTCCGGTTACAGGTCCGACCATGAGTAGCTTTGAGGCATTGAAAGCCGAGTGCTTGCACCAATTTGGAATTGCACCCAGCAAAAATGACTGTAGAGGGAGCTTTATAAAATTAACGTGGTTTAGGGGTGTGAGAGATCGTATAGTGTTGAATGATGATGTGCACATGCAGATGTATGTAAAGTGTCACATAATGTTGTTATTTGGGAAAATTCTGTTTGCAGATAAGTCGGGTGCAGGGGTGCACTGGAAATTTTTACCGTTGCTCCGCAACTTCGGTGGGATCATACAGTTTAGTTGGGGTTCGGCATGCCTGGCACACTTGTATAGATCATTGTGTAGGGCAACTCGTGTCGACTGCAAGGAGATGGACGGTCCACTGACACTGTTGGTCAGTTGGGCTTGGATCCGGCTACCATTTCTAGCGCCGATTCCTGGCAATCCCCGAGTGTTTCCAATTACAAATAGGTAA
- the LOC112791616 gene encoding uncharacterized protein encodes MHWYREAYGDHLQLSNLVFEENPEGPPPPPPPPAPEPEPEPVAVPPPPPPPEPPHQGVEYFSPYVPYTHPSDYYSASVPSHQQFWGGPHFEYGEQPSFSQLLGFMASGSHQSHSGNYIDIPTDHQAHLGGITPARRSLDLGCRGRTSSDNSGARMSVDSSRSNEAAGGIIQSENPRRILMTLIHESNKAVHQDEVEDESEDEGDDADESEDEGDDEDDDPADEDTAPSAGTVTSEKGKGYNLRADPPRRSANRYTPSAFNRIAKKCRKLYKDMKWAPRK; translated from the exons ATGCATTGGTACCGAGAGGCATATGGTGACCACTTGCAATTGTCGAACCTTGTTTttgaagagaatccagaaggtcctccaccaccaccaccaccaccggcaCCAGAACCGGAACCGGAACCGGTGGCCGTAcctccaccaccaccgccaccggAACCGCCACATCAGGGGGTTGAGTATTTTTCACCATATGTTCCTTACACGCATCCGTCTGATTATTACTCAGCGTCAGTCCCGTCACACCAACAGTTTTGGGGTGGTCCACATTTTGAGTATGGAGAGCAACCTTCATTCAGTCAGCTGCTTGGTTTCATGGCATCAGGGTCGCACCAGTCACATTCAGGTAATTATATTGACATTCCCACCGACCATCAAGCACATTTGGGTGGTATTACTCCAGCTAGGAGGTCATTGGATTTGGGATGTCGGGGTCGCACTTCATCTGATAATTCTGGTGCCAGAATGTCTGTTGACTCAAGCAGAAGTAATGAAGCGGCGGGAGGGATCATACAAAGTGAAAATCCTAGACGTATTCTGATGACTCTGATTCATGAGAGTAATAAAGCAGTTCATCAGGATGAGGTTGAGGATGAGTCTGAGGATGAGGGTGATGACGCAGATGAGTCTGaggatgagggtgatgatgaggATGACGATCCTGCTGACGAGGATACAGCACCTAGTGCAG GTACGGTCACAAGTGAAAAAGGTAAAGGTTACAACCTTAGAGCTGATCCTCCACGTCGGAGTGCAAATCGGTATACACCATCCGCCTTTAACAGGATTGCAAAGAAGTGCAGAAAGTTATACAAAGATATGAAGTGGGCACCGAGGAAGTGA
- the LOC114927488 gene encoding uncharacterized protein → MTTNLVECINSVLKGARNLPVTTLVKATFYRLNELFTRKRAEAEARISAGLVFSKMVTTKLNANQRVSGNIQVSCFDRENEVFEVREMPSGVEYAVDLRHYQCDCGEFQVDRISCKHVFACCANQRLDWKVYVNDVYKMDQIRRVYRARFRPLENPATWPAYHGPRFVGNPFLRRVAKGRPKMTRFLNDMDTRMLRRLRRCKQCGAEGHSRSRCHQSGGPSAGPAE, encoded by the coding sequence ATGACCACCAATCTTGTGGAATGTATCAACTCCGTCTTAAAGGGTGCACGCAATCTCCCAGTCACTACACTTGTTAAGGCGACATTTTACAGACTGAATGAGTTGTTCACTAGGAAAAGAGCTGAGGCTGAAGCCCGAATCAGTGCTGGACTTGTATTCTCTAAGATGGTGACAACCAAGCTGAATGCAAATCAACGAGTATCAGGTAACATACAGGTTAGCTGTTTTGATAGAGAAAATGAAGTCTTCGAAGTTCGCGAGATGCCTAGTGGGGTTGAGTATGCAGTTGACCTGCGCCACTATCAGTGTGACTGTGGTGAATTCCAGGTTGACCGAATTTCGTGTAAGCACGTGTTTGCGTGTTGTGCAAATCAGAGGTTGGATTGGAAAGTGTACGTTAATGACGTTTACAAGATGGACCAAATTCGAAGAGTATACAGGGCTAGGTTTCGACCACTGGAAAATCCGGCAACGTGGCCTGCTTATCATGGACCTAGATTCGTTGGAAACCCGTTCCTCAGACGAGTAGCCAAGGGCCGGCCGAAGATGACCCGCTTCTTGAATGACATGGACACTCGTATGTTGCGTCGGCTGAGGCGATGCAAGCAATGCGGTGCCGAGGGCCATAGTCGCAGTAGATGTCATCAAAGTGGTGGACCGAGTGCAGGTCCAGCCGAATAG
- the LOC112791614 gene encoding uncharacterized protein — protein sequence MDDRVVLKIYYYGQILLQTYEGVQFVCENPLDVVIPFTLSFEELKGVICEKIGTQRCRRISCILYRYPLPVFGGFVQFQTKYVMDEASMQEMFSMYMENRHRMSCIELYIEFEQSEADRNIELEDYNSESEDEFESNYEIVGPGEDEEATGGAMNADVAEVANALANPHPFQEPSFMRSLDLGAMHAPEFPQYMNPAPPVVADGEFIVGMEFSSREAVIKAMKDYTIRRGVDYRVYESEPTTFYAKCIEYGNGCDWLIRVTKMQKKYCREIRRYNGSHTCTRSTISQDHSKLDSKTVAEAIKPLVEVDPSIKVKSVIADIQSKFNYTISYRKAWLAKQQAVESIFGSWEASYEALPIWFEAMCHKEPSAVVHFETMPAYQGDDLVPDIRVLHRVFWSYYPCIRAFRHCKPVVQVDGTHLYGKYKGCLLVAVSQDGNNNIVPIAFAIVEGETSDAWHFFLSNLRQHVVTRDGVGLISDRHDSIRSAIERSNGAWSPPRAFHMFCIRHIESNFLRKFKAPYLQKLIVNIGYSRTTREYQMRYERLKERGEAYTNWLDRIPREQYALAFDGGY from the exons ATGGATGATAGAGTTGTATTGAAGATTTATTATTACGGACAGATCTTATTACAAACATATGAGGGAGTTCAATTTGTGTGTGAAAATCcattagatgttgttattccgtTCACATTGTCATTTGAGGAGTTgaaaggtgtgatttgtgagaagataggcACTCAAAGATGTAGGAGGATATCGTGTATTTTGTACAGGTATCCTTTACCTGTGTTTGGTGGGTTTGTTCAATTTCAGACCAAGTATGTGATGGACGAAGCGAGTATGCAGGAAATGTTTTCAATGTACATGGAAAATCGCCACCGAATGTCGTGCATCGAGTTATATATTGAGTTTGAGCAATCTGAAGCGGACCGTAACATTGAAttggaagattataatagtgaaagcgaagatgaatttgaaagtaactaTGAGATCGTCGGTCCAGGTGAGGACGAAGAAGCAACTGGCGGCGCCATGAACGCAGATGTGGCGGAAGTTgcaaatgcactagcaaaccCGCATCCGTTTCAAGAGCCTTCTTTCATGCGGTCGTTGGATTTGGGGGCTATGCACGCACCAGAGTTTCCGCAATATATGAATCCAG CCCCTCCTGTTGTGGCGGATGGTGAGTTCATAGTGGGGATGGAATTCAGCTCAAGGGAGGCAGTAATCAAGGcaatgaaagattataccatccgGAGAGGTGTGGACTATCGGGTATATGAGTCGGAACCGACGACATTCTATGCCAAATGTATAGAATATGGGAATGGTTGTGACTGGTTGATCAGGGTAACCAAAATGCAGAAGAAGTACTGTCGGGagataaggaggtacaatggAAGTCATACTTGTACCAGGTCTACTATTTCTCAAGACCATTCGAAGCTGGATTCCAAGACagttgcagaagcaataaagccgttGGTAGAGGTTGACCCGTCTATAAAGGTGAAATCAGTAATTGCTGATATCCAGTCAAAGTTTAACTACACCATCAGTTATCGCAAGGCTTGGTTAGCAAAGCAGCAGGCGGTCGAATCAATTTTCGGAAGTTGGGAAGCATCGTATGAAGCTTTGccgatatggtttgaggccatgtgccACAAAGAGCCATCAGCAGTGGTTCACTTTGAAACAATGCCAGCTTACCAGGGGGATGATTTGGTTCCTGATATACGTGTTTTACATAgagtcttctggagttattacccctgTATAAGGGCCTTCAGACACTGCAAGCCAGTGGTGCAGGTGGACGGGACTCATTTGTATGGAAAATACAAGGGTTGTTTATTGGTTGCAGTCTCACAAGATGGTAATAACAACATcgtgcctattgcatttgccatagtggagggagagacttctgatgcatggCACTTTTTTCTGAGCAACCTGCGTCAACATGTGGTGACCCGTGATGGTGTCGGACTAATCTCCGATCGACACGATTCGATTAGGTCAGCTATTGAACGAAGTAATGGGGCGTGGTCTCCTCCAAGAGCTTTCCATATGTTTTGTATCCGGCATATTGAGTCTAACTTCTTGAGGAAGTTCAAAGCACCTTACCTGCAGAAGCTTATCGTCAACATTG GATACTCGAGGACGACCAGGGAGTACCAGATGCGCTATGAACGATTAAAGGAACGGGGTGAGGCTTACACCAATTGGCTTGATCGGATCCCTCGTGAGCAGTATGCTTTGGCATTTGATGGTGGTTACTGA
- the LOC112791615 gene encoding UDP-glucose flavonoid 3-O-glucosyltransferase 7, which produces MKIYILPFLAPGHQIPIVHVAQLLASRGHHVTILTTPSNTHLLAEADNVNIHTLPFPSDQVGLPVGVENISAATDSTTASKIYTAAHLIGPQVESFMQQSPPDVFIPDTTYTWSRAVANRLGIPRLIFSPHLIFFVAIMEAIRSHPEILVDFDDTAPYTIPGLPQPITLSVKPSPSHRRLMESMVDAERDSLGVIVMSFKELDGDYAQYYEKITGGKVWHLGPTFLMVQKTLPLQQPSSDAGEGENECLRWLSSKKEGSVVYACFGSLIRLADKQLFQIAAGLEASGHQFVWVVRRNKSNKEKWLPDGFEERMKKEERGLLITGWAPQSLILKHAAIGCFLTHSGSSSVIEAASAGVVTVTMPGCGDHFFNEKLMTEVHGFGVEVGGAEWSLSPFNEKKRVVSADMIEKAVRKVMDGGEEAERMKKKAKEMQEKACRAVEEGGSSQQSLSEMIHQLEQVVVSTFATTTF; this is translated from the coding sequence ATGAAGATATAcatccttccctttctggcaccGGGTCATCAAATTCCCATCGTTCACGTGGCACAACTCCTTGCCTCACGTGGCCATCACGTGACCATCCTCACCACCCCTTCCAACACCCACCTCTTGGCGGAGGCGGACAACGTCAACATCCACACCCTCCCCTTCCCATCCGACCAAGTAGGCCTCCCTGTCGGCGTGGAAAACATCTCAGCCGCCACCGATAGCACCACGGCCAGCAAGATCTACACGGCGGCGCACCTCATCGGGCCGCAAGTGGAGTCCTTCATGCAGCAATCGCCACCGGACGTGTTCATCCCAGACACGACGTACACGTGGAGCAGAGCCGTGGCCAACCGCCTCGGTATCCCCAGACTGATCTTCAGCCCTCACCTCATCTTCTTCGTTGCCATAATGGAAGCCATTAGATCGCACCCCGAAATCCTCGTTGATTTCGATGACACTGCTCCTTACACCATCCCTGGCCTCCCTCAACCCATCACCCTCTCCGTGAAGCCTTCACCAAGCCACCGTCGACTGATGGAGTCCATGGTTGACGCCGAAAGGGACAGCCTCGGAGTGATCGTGATGAGCTTCAAGGAGCTCGACGGCGATTACGCCCAATACTACGAGAAAATCACTGGTGGGAAAGTGTGGCATCTTGGCCCCACTTTCCTCATGGTGCAGAAAACATTACCACTTCAGCAGCCAAGTAGCGACGCTGGTGAAGGTGAAAACGAGTGCTTGAGATGGCTTTCTTCCAAGAAGGAGGGTTCCGTGGTTTACGCTTGCTTTGGCAGCTTGATTCGTCTCGCGGACAAGCAGCTTTTCCAGATAGCGGCGGGCCTCGAGGCTTCGGGGCATCAGTTTGTTTGGGTGGTGCGTAGGAACAAGAGCAACAAAGAGAAGTGGTTACCGGATGGGTTTGAAGAGAGGATGAAGAAGGAGGAGAGAGGGTTGCTCATAACAGGGTGGGCGCCGCAGTCGTTGATCTTGAAGCATGCTGCTATCGGATGCTTTTTGACGCACAGCGGGTCCAGCTCTGTGATAGAAGCGGCGAGTGCGGGGGTGGTGACCGTAACGATGCCGGGATGTGGGGATCACTTCTTCAACGAGAAACTGATGACTGAGGTGCATGGGTTCGGGGTGGAGGTGGGTGGAGCTGAGTGGAGCTTATCGCCGTTCAATGAGAAGAAGAGAGTGGTGAGTGCAGACATGATAGAGAAGGCGGTGAGGAAGGTGATGGACGGTGGAGAAGAGGCGGAGAGGATGAAGAAGAAGGCAAAGGAGATGCAAGAGAAGGCTTGCAGAGCGGTTGAAGAAGGTGGGTCCTCTCAGCAGAGTCTCTCGGAAATGATTCATCAACTCGAGCAGGTGGTGGTCTCCACTTTTGCTACAACCACTTTCTAA